In Thermoplasmata archaeon, the sequence GGTCATCGCGCTCGCGGGCCACGAAAGCAGCCTGGCCTCCCACGAAGCGATCCCGCGAACCCTGCAGGAATCCCTGTGGTTAGTGGTCAAGCTGTGGCCCGGCAGCCGACTGCAAGCCATGACCGCGGTCGTCGAGATCCTCCACGGCCTCCTCGCTCTCCGCGAAGCCATTCGGGGGGATACGAGGCTGATTCACGCCCACGAGCCGGCCTGTCTTCCTGCCGCGCGGTGGATCTCTCGCTTCGTGGGCGCTCCGGTCGTGTTGACCGTACACTCGCAGTACGCTCTGGGGGACATCGTGGCCGGATACCTCCGTCGCGGCACCCGGGATGCAAAGTTTGCGTGGGCGTTGGAGAAGTACGCCTTCGAGAACGCGGATTTTGTGTTCACGGTCACCACACGCCTTCGCTCGTTCGTCCTCGCCGAAGCCAACGTCGACCCCGCCAAGGTCATGGTTCGACTCAACTTCGTGGATACGGCGGAGTTCGCGCCGCGCAACGCCGCAGAAGCGAGCAAGGCGCTGCGCCAAGGAGGCGTGCCCCTGGGTACGTCGACGAAGGGCGGGCACCGGATTGTCCTGTACTCGGGAAGACTGAGCCCCCGGAAAGGGGTCGACTACCTGATTCGGGCCGCCCGAATCGTCATCGACAAGGACCCTAACGTGCGGTTCTTGGTTACCGGAGACGGTCCCCAGTTCTCCGACCTGAAGAGGCTGCGGGCGGCCCTGGGTCTCGACGACTACGTCACGTTCCTTGGCAAGTTGGACTCCGCGTTGGTGAAGTACGTGTACAACGTCGCGGACGTCGTCGTTCTCCCTTCCGTGACGATTGAGGGCGTGGAAGAAGGGACCCCTATGAGCGCCCTCGAGGCCATGGCCTCGGGCGTCCCGGTCGTCTGCAGCGCGGTAGGCGGGCTTGCGGAGATTGTCGCGGACGGCGACACGGGGTATCTCGTGCCTGAAGGGTCGGTGGAGCGTTTGGCCGATCGCATCCTTCTGACCTTGGAGCACGACCAGACCGCGCTCATCGATCGGGCCATGCGGTACGTTCGGGAGCGCAGGTCCCTGGAGAGCTACGCGAAGGAGCTGACCAGCTTCCTCGTGGAGAATCAAATCCTCCCCGGCGACCGGCGCATGAGGCCACCCGCGTTCGAGGCCGCCCGATCCGGCGGCCCATGGATGGCGCCGGTGCTCAAAGCCAGGCGAGCTGCTTCCTACGCACGCGCCACGTACGGAGAGTATTTCCGTCACCGGCAATGGGGCGTCGGCTTGGCTGCGGAACCCATCCACCGTTTCCTCGAGTCGGACTTCCACCCGGAGGTGCGGTGGATTCATGCTTCGGGAGGCGACGAGTACCTGGCGGACCCGTTCGGCCGGGTCCAATTCGGCCGGCTGCAGGTGGTCTGCGAGAGATACCGTCGCGACCTGAGTCGAGGGTCGCTCGTCACGTTCGAGTGGCCCGAGGACACGGACACGCCCGACGCGAAGGTCGTCCTTCCGTTGCCAGGTCATGTCTCCTACCCGTTCCTCCTTGAGAGTGAGGGTCATGTGTACTGCGTCCCCGAGACCTCCCAGGCGGGCGAGGTCGCGCTCTACCGAGCCGACTCGTTCCCCGATCGCTGGACCAAGGTGAGAACCCTCCTGGGTGGCTTCGCGGGCGTCGACAGCACCATTTGCCGGTTCGACGACCGCTGGTGGATTTTCTCGATGAACGTGAACGAACCGGACCGCAAGCTCCACCTGTGGTACGCGGACCGCCTGGAGGGACCGTGGACGCCTCACCTGAGGAATCCCGTGCTGGACACCCCCGTGTCGGCTCGTCCCGCGGGGACGCCGTTCCTCTGGAAGGGGAACCTGTACAGGCCGGCCCAGGACTGCTCGAGAACCTACGGCGGCCGCGTCGCGATCAACCGCGTAGACGAGCTCACGCCGAGCACCTTCCGGGAGAGCGTTGTGTCGTTCGTCGAGCCGGACCCGAACGGACCGTACCCACTCGGGCTGCACACGCTCTCCGCTGCGGGCGAGGTGACGCTCATCGATGGGTTCCGGAACGTGTTCAGCCGCACCGAGTTCCGCCGCAGGCTCACGGAGGGACCACGGAACCGGCGCAAGACCTCGAGGCCGACGTAAACCCCGGCGCGTCCCCGGGGGGGATCAGGCGGATTCGATCACAGCCCGAATCCGATGGAGGTCGTCCGTGGAGGGCGAGGGAGGCAACTGGACCTCGAAGCACCGGGTCCGGGCGAACACGTTGCGCAGGACGGCTTCGCCCGCCGGGGCAAAGTCCAGGGGCCCGTCGGGCATCCCAGCGTACGCCAAGGCGACGCGGTCCATGTTGAACATGTACCGCTCGTACATGGCCGTGAGAGACACCCGCCGTGCCAACTCGTCGGGAGCGAGATCCGCGATCTCCACGTGGCGAGACCGGCCCGTGGA encodes:
- a CDS encoding glycosyltransferase family 4 protein, giving the protein MKILLMAPWGDREIGGLSSHLLSLEKVIALAGHESSLASHEAIPRTLQESLWLVVKLWPGSRLQAMTAVVEILHGLLALREAIRGDTRLIHAHEPACLPAARWISRFVGAPVVLTVHSQYALGDIVAGYLRRGTRDAKFAWALEKYAFENADFVFTVTTRLRSFVLAEANVDPAKVMVRLNFVDTAEFAPRNAAEASKALRQGGVPLGTSTKGGHRIVLYSGRLSPRKGVDYLIRAARIVIDKDPNVRFLVTGDGPQFSDLKRLRAALGLDDYVTFLGKLDSALVKYVYNVADVVVLPSVTIEGVEEGTPMSALEAMASGVPVVCSAVGGLAEIVADGDTGYLVPEGSVERLADRILLTLEHDQTALIDRAMRYVRERRSLESYAKELTSFLVENQILPGDRRMRPPAFEAARSGGPWMAPVLKARRAASYARATYGEYFRHRQWGVGLAAEPIHRFLESDFHPEVRWIHASGGDEYLADPFGRVQFGRLQVVCERYRRDLSRGSLVTFEWPEDTDTPDAKVVLPLPGHVSYPFLLESEGHVYCVPETSQAGEVALYRADSFPDRWTKVRTLLGGFAGVDSTICRFDDRWWIFSMNVNEPDRKLHLWYADRLEGPWTPHLRNPVLDTPVSARPAGTPFLWKGNLYRPAQDCSRTYGGRVAINRVDELTPSTFRESVVSFVEPDPNGPYPLGLHTLSAAGEVTLIDGFRNVFSRTEFRRRLTEGPRNRRKTSRPT